The genomic interval gaaagaagaacaaaagcAGTTGAGTACAAATTATTCAATACTTAGCCAAGAACATGAAAACATGGAGACTCAAATTATGAAGATCCACTAAAATCAGAAATGTGAAAGTCATGGAATGCATTTAAGCTTCTACTAAAATTGAGTTCCATTTCTTGAATATCCTATCCTTTTGTATCCTCTATCTTAAGCTATATGTAACTTCAAACGGATGCACTATTTTTTTCATATAGTATTTTCACATTGGTTGCTATAGGAAAGAATCCAATAAAATCGTTTGAAATATGACCTTTAGGAGACTTATCATAGAATATAGTCACTACAACTGAAGATAACATCCAAATGTTCTTGATAGGAAATAATCAGTCGACAACTAGAGTGGTTAACAAGTTGCAAGTAACATAATCGCTCCACTGTCAAATCATGGTTTTTCCATTTGATGTCATATTCCTGGGACCATTGAGTTCTTGGAGAGGATCTGCTTTGAAAAAAAGGTCTCAGAATTCCTTGAACAAGGATTAGACTAAGTAAAGCGTGTCTAAGTAGCTAAATCTTGGAGTTTGACAGCGATAACACTTCATAAATGATGAACATTAAGGAAAGAGTGATATTATTAAGTGACAGATGACTATTCCAAAACTGCAGAAAATCTAGAAATATGATTGCATACCCATTTCCCAAGCAACTCTTTTTCTAATTCTTGAGGTTGAAAAAATATTGGATGGAAAAGAGGCTGGCGGAAGTCTCCTGTTAGCCATGGATCGAAAGCCTTATAATCGACCGCAAAGAAGTTCCCTTTTGTCAAAACCATTCATAAAAGATGCCTCATCTTTTTGGTCGATCTAATAAAGTGAAATAGCATAATTATTAGAAACTTCTCATGGATCCATAAAGCATGAAAATTAAAAAGAATGACGAAGAGGGGAGTCAACGATTGGATGTCCATCCTACATCCTTATCTCGAGCTCCGAGGTCGATGGAACAATGAACCAAGAATGAGAAGGCAGTTGAATAGATCAGACATGAAAAGAATAAAGATCGTCACAAAGAGAAACGATTGCAGAAGAAAACCTGAGAGTTCGAGCGGAGGCTCGCGACGAGCGTCGTCGTTCCGGCGAGTGTTCGGAAGGCGGCCGCGAGAGGAGGTGATAGAACAGGAGCATGGTGGAGTTCTAGTTAAGCGCTTTCGCGGACCCGCTTAAATAGACCCGAATAATAAATTGGATCCGATAACTCTACTACCTACCTGAGGACATTATAATTATAATGGACCTGAATAAAACGGATCTGAAAACATAAAACCCGATAACCCTTCCCTAAGCTCTGTAGTATCATAGTGGAGGCGGCGGACGCGCTGAGGCGAAGCGAACGCAGACTACGCAGTGATGAACACTCTTCGCCAAGCTCCTCTTGTCCATGGCTTCGTCGCCGCGCTATCTCCGCGAGCGTTCCACTCCGTACGAATTCTATTCTTTGCTCCACGGCCGCCCTTGAAGCCTCCAAACTGTCGGACCTCCTTGTCCTTCCCCTGGCCCAGGCTGACGCCCCTCGCCACTGCCAGAGCCTTTGCCTCCGCCGCGGAGGACGTCTCAGAAGAATCGTCCGCGGAGAGCGTTGATAGGTCAGGAGGCTGCGGGAACGGTAGCTATTTCTACGCGGGAGATGGCGTCTCTTGGAATTCCCTGGGGATCTCTGACCGCCTCAGCCGTGCTCTCTCCACTGCTTCTTTGCAGAAGCCCTCTCTTATTCAGGTATCTCCCGTCCCGTGTCGTGTTTTGCCTTCATATGTGATGGTTGGGCTATTTCGGTCGGGTACCCTTCTGTATGTTTGAATAAATGCGTAGCCGGACATTTTTGAATCTTCGACTTACTGCGGCTCCAACTTACATTTGCTTGATTCTTGAGCAATTTTTTCATTAAATTCTCCATTGCTTCCATGCAGAAGCCCTTTTGTATTCAGGTCTCTCTGGTACCACGTCCTGTTCTGTTTCCCAGTTTGTTGATTAATCTATCACTGTTATAGCCTTCTATATTGTTGAATAAACGCGTATCCTAGAAAATCTGGTTTTCGAATTTCAACTTACTCTCTATACATACGTTTAGTTCGTGTTTCTGAGAATTGGAGACTTTTATCTTGGAGCCTGGCGTAAATACTACTCATGACTAAGTGGATATTGGCATGCAAAAGGAGTAGCTAGATGGGAAATAACTGACTGATTTGCTTAAGGATTGGTTTGTTCCTCTACTTAAGATGTCCATCAAAAACCTTGTCTTCTCCTCCTCATCTCTTCTCTCATatcttgattcatgtgttcattGTTTTTAACTCTTATCTAAAGTTCCCTTTGCACTTCTGATGTTGAAGTCAGTTATTTACGTTTATGTTGCTACCGTTTAGAAATTGTTGTATTTAGTGTTTAGACATTGAAGTCTATATATGATTGTTTTTCTCAGGCAGCTTCTATTCCCCATATTCTTACTGGTGAAGATGTGATAATTGCGGCAGAGACAGGAAGTGGTAAAACGCATGGCTACTTGGTTCCACTAATTGAGAAAGTATCTAGTAATTTGGACCCTCATGAAGATTTATCTGAGGGAAGTCACAGGAAGCACAAGACATATCTTGTCCTTTGCCCTAATGTGATGCTTTGTGAGCAAGTAGCTAACATGGCCAATGGTTTGATCGACGATTTTGGTGAGCCAATTGTAAAAGTTGCAGCAGTTTGTGGACAGAAGGTAAGAACCAGGATCTACATTTGGTTCAAATTATGTGGCTGATGTTGGACATCAATTGGTTAAGTACCATTTCTCAGTTGTTTGCAATTTGTACAGCTGCCAATTGATTTATGATGCTTCATCTACAAGTTTGTTTTTTATGTCTATCAGATTTTTATAACCATAGGTTGCTTTGTGATCTATAAATTAGAGCCTTTTCATTTTGTCTCAAACTTTCTTTGTCCTCATTTAAATGTCAAAGTGGTTAACAAGTTGCAAAAATACAACTTTCCTGTAAAGTCTGTTTAACCCAGTTATACATGAGCACATGCAAAGTTCTTTAGATGAAGCAGCCTATGAAGGATGATGATATTGTGTTAGTGCTTTATTATTCACACCTCACTGTTCTAAAATGATTACTGTAGGGATGGCCAAGATTTCAGCCTGATATTCTTGTCTCTACTCCAGCTGCTCTTTTGAATTACCTGTTTGACTTTGACCCAGAGAAAAAGCGGCGTGCTACTTTTTTTAGAGATATCAAATCTGTGGTAAGTTAGCTCCTTGAACTTATTTAGATGGACCAGAAATGGGTTTTGTTTTCTGTTCTCAGTTAGGAATAGCTAGTAACTAGTAACTAATGTTATTTTCaattagaaatatatatatatatatatatatgaaactgACTGATAATCATGAGCAACTGAGTGTAAATCTATTTTTGTTTTATACTAAATGTTCATATAGATGTATAACTGTCAGTGATGGTGGTTTAAATAAACACAATTTGTTACGTTTATGAACTTACTTTGAAATAAATAGATTTTGTTGTTAAGTTGAAAGGCATTCAGTCTGATTATCTTTTACAATACAGGTGTTTGATGAAGCAGATATGCTTCTTTGTGggagttttcaaaaccaagttATCCGTCTAATACACATGTTGCGTTTTGAAGAAAAATTATTGTCTAAGGCGGAAGCTTCTGGAAAAGATATTGTGATCGACACAAGCAGTGAACACAATGTAGAGCTTGAAGTTGAAGATACAAATTATGAGCTGCTTCTTGATAATGATGAGGAAGAATCTGATAATCCCATTGGCAATGATGTTCCTGAAACTGATGGCACAGAACCATTGAGTGGCAGGATCAAGGACTGGAGGAGAGTTAGGAAACATTATACACGCAGTAAACAGTATATTTTTGTTGCTGCCACACTTCCTGGTAGTGGGAAGAAAACTGCTGGTGGAGTGCTGAAGCATATGTTTCCTGATGCCACATGGGTCAGTGGAAGTTTCCTCCATCGACACAGCCCTAGGTCGGTATGCTATTCTTTTTCAGAAGTTCGACCATAATATTTTTAATTGAAGTGGGAGAAATTCTGCTTGGATAAGTATCAAGCAATTTGTTGCTTTACAAAATGTTTGCAACTCATACCAATGCTAAATGTTCATTTTATGAAGAATGTTTGATGAGATTTAACCGTGCGGTTtgtgaatttagaattttttatcaTACTGGTTCATGTGAAATAGCAAACAACTCTTCATTTCTCAATCCACACAGTCTAACAATTAATTTATTATAGGCCATTTTTGCATTTATACTCTATTTCAATGACAAGGTTGCTATGCCTTCTACTGGGCCACAGGTTAGAGCAGAGATGGATTGAAGTGACAGCTGAGACACAAGTTAATGCCCTTCTTGATGCAGTAAACTATAGTCAGAGATGTCGACCCCAAGACTCTCATGCCAATGCATGCAGGACCATGGTTTTTGCTAATACAGTTGATGCTGTTCGATCAGTGGCAAAGATATTGGAAAGTGCTGGGTTTGAATGCACTTTATACCATAGAGAAGGATCTATAGAGGAACGTACAAATAACTTGAACCATTTTCGTGAAAAAGGTGGGATTCTTGTCTGCACAGATGCTGCTGCGCGGGGTCTTGACATACCAAATATCTCACATGTCATTCAGGTATATATGCTGGTCTTGCAGTAACAGCTGATACACAAGTTAAATGATTCATAGAGATGTTACTGGTTTGTTATCTGCATCGTTCTAACGACTAATTTCATCTTTGGTTCAAGTAAAGGCCGAGTTTGCTACATCAGCTGTAGATTTTCTCCATAGAGTTGGGCGTACAGCCAGAGCCGGTCAGTCTGGAGCTGTCACTAGTTTGTATACCAAATCCAACCGAGATCTTGTATCTGCCGTCCGCCATGCTGAGAAGATCGGTGAGCCTGTGGtaagtttaaactcaaattttgtCTCATCAAGGAAGAGATATGAGATTGCAAACAATCTTGCTAAAGTCTGATTCTGTTTGCATTCAGGAGAAAGCGTTTAGCAGGAAAAGAAGCTTCAGAAACAAACTTAAAAAAGGTACGAGTAAAAGCAGATTTTCCTTTTCCTGGCACATCAATCTTCCTTTTGATCATTTTCCTACACCACCTTTTGCACCACTTCGGATCACCTCCATCCTTGGATTTTTGCAGGTCGAAGTAAATTCGAAGATGCCTCTTTACTTTCAGCTTAATAGGAACGAGTCATGGAAATTTTTCCCTTGAAAAAGAAACGACAGAGATGTGATTTCGTTTGTAATGAGCATGCTACGTGCTTAACCATCATGATGTTGTGTTGTGATGCACTACTTCTACAACCTGGCATTTGAATGACATCTTTTGTGACAAATTTTTTTAATCTGTAAATCTATAAATTTGCAACGATCTTGTTATTATTGCGAaacttaaataataataaatctatgAATCTGAGACTGAGGTAAAATGATCAGGATTGGGGACCCACGTGGACGAATGGATTATGGACCCCACTAGATACATGCACTTGATTAGTTTAGATTGGCAGCTCCATCTGCGGCGGGAACACTGCCTCATCTCCAATGCGGTACACTGCGAGTGCACCTCATCATGTTATAGGGCAAAAAGAAAAGGGCATCTCAGAttccttttttcaaaataaatcgcgtttttttttatttttaaagaataatCTTGGCAGCTCCCTAAACCCTTATTTTGATCGTTGTTACAGTATCTATAACACTAGCTACTACAATATTAAAAGCTAATACAATATTATTGcactattataataattatttagtcacttttaaaattatttaaaataattttaataaaatgtaACTAATTTTGGccaaatttgttaaaaaatattttgatataatcatattcataatttaaagtttaaaatttaaaatttcaagattttaaaatttagaatttaagatttaaaaagTAAGTATGCGGCAGCTACTTAGTTGTTTAAAATGATTGTAGTGtagtttaattaattcaatttaataaaaaaaatatttaaaataataacattttatgcataataattttgatataaataaaaaattaattttcatgttggAATAACTACTTGATATTTTCGAAAAAACTAAAATGTACTTttagtgattattattttcaataaatCTGGACCACATTTTGATCTTTGCCCTCATATTAAAACGGTACGAATCTAAGAATATTTGTTTGTTAGAGGAGACCGCAGTTAGATTAATCGCACCGCCAAACGGTCGATTCACTGTGCGTATCTTGTCTTCTCCTCTGCTCCTGTTTCGCTAGATTTGGCTGGCACCGAACGGTCTTCTAATCCGTCACCGCAATCTACGCTGCTTAATTCACTTATAAGGCCAGCTCACTTAAGTCCGCTGCTTTTGCACTCCAATGGCGAACCAGCTCTACGGCCGGCCTCCATGGCTGCTGCTCGCCGCCGCCGCGGTGCTCTTGCTGGCTTCCTCTGCGGCATCCGGGCTGACCACCGGTTACTACCGCAAGTCCTGCCCCAGGGCGGAGCAGATCGTGGCGGAGGTGGTGATGAACAAGCAGATCACCAGCCCGACCACGGCCGCCGGCGCGCTCCGCCTCTTCTTCCACGACTGCTTCGTCGGCGGCTGCGACGCCTCCGTCCTGGTCTCCACCAACGCTTTCAACCGTGCGGAGCGCGAGGCGGACATCAACCTCTCCCTCCCCGGCGACGCCTTCGACGCGGTGGTGCGCGCCAAGACGGCGCTGGAGCTGGCCTGCCCCGGCGCGGTGTCCTGCGCCGACATCCTCGCGCTCGCCGCCCGCGACCTGGTGACCATGCTCGGCGGGCCGTTCTTCGCCGTGCCACTCGGCCGCAAGGACGGGCTGGCGTCCCGCGCCTCCGCCGTGGAGGGCAACCTCCCGCGGCCCAACATGACGGCGGGCGCCATGGTTGCGCTCTTCGCCGCCAAGGGCTTCTCGGTGCGGGAGATGGTGGCGCTCGCCGGCGCGCACACGGTGGGGTTCTCCCACTGCAAGGAGTTCGCGGCGCGCATCTTCCAGGGAGGAGGAGCGTTCGACTCGGCCATGGAGCCGCGATTCGCGCGGGCGCTGAAGAGAGCGTGCGCCAACTACCTCAACGACGGCACCATCTCCACCTTCAACGACGTGATGACGCCGGGGAAGTTCGACAACATGTACTACCTCAACCTGAAGAGGGGACTGGGGCTGCTGGCGTCGGACCAAGCGCTGGCGGCCGACGCGAGGACGCGGCCGTTCGTGGACCTCTACGCCTCCAACCAATCGGCCTTCTTTGGCGACTTCAGCCGCGCCATGGTGAAGCTCAGCCTCGTCGGAGTGAAAACAGAAAGCAGTGGGGAGGTCCGGCGGCGGTGCGACCAGTTCAACAACCTGGCCACCTGAAACAAGATTGAAATCTTTAATTTGATTGCGTTATTGTTGTCGCTTGTTTGAATCGATGAATACAGTTATTTGGAGTAAAGATTTGTCATCGTTTTATCTTATTTATATCATGGAAATACACTATTGCTCTTTCCTTGACGGAATTTCGTGGTCTGTTTTGCGCATGCTTCAGTATGGATCATGGCGATGGATTTAGACTCCATGCTCTTCTGCAATGCATCATAGAGATCCATTACTGATCTCAGTTGTAAACAGTCAGATTCTGAAGCTTTCGGCTAAAGGGGGAAGAGTTAGAATTAGGATAAGAATAATATTACAAATGGTCTTTATTTgaacaacaataaaaaaaaagtttcatCATGGTTCGGATCTTGCTCACATTGTAATGAGCATACATTCCATGTCTTCATCAATTGtctcaaaaaaaattataaataaatgttTTTATTTGTGATAGAagtgaataaaaaaattataaaagaaaatttcttggTTTATCTCAATCCTCTTTTCTTTCATTGTAGTTTCAGCTAAGCAGAATCTCTTGTATAGATTAGTACCATTACCTTAACAACTCATATATGAAATAGGATTTGGATTGGGTATTTGATTGTTTTAGTTCTTCAAATAATATTTATCTTCTAGTGAGATGAGAGCATACATGTTCTTCCAATGTGATATTGATTCCTGAATCATTAGTTTTAGTTGCTATATATCTTCCAATTGTATAATTATTACTTTGTGTAGTTTGAGATGATCTATAAATTCTTCATACTTTGTGTTATAATTGGATAAGAAATTATTTCCTTTAACTTGGAACTTCTTTAATACCTTGTGCATATTTGTTTAATCcatgcattatatatattttttatttcctaCAATATCTCACAACTATTCAATCATAGAAACTGACACCagatggaaaaaaaaatctagcaAACAAGATGATCCAAATTAATAGAGAcgaagaataaataaataaatgaaatttcCAAATATATGATATACATGttcttgattgaaaaaaaaaatgcatgaaagTTCGTGTAAATGGAAAGCATGCTAATGTGAACTTTTGTATGAAGTTAAAGATTTTCATATTATTATATATGTAACATGGGATAATTTTGTGTATTAGTCATGTAGATTATACATAGATAGTAAATTAGCAATCAGAAAAATGGACCACTACATCTTTCGAAGGAATTGTTAGAGACCCTTTCGTATCTCTAGGTTCCAAAGTGCATCAAtcagaaattaattttctaaaaggAAATTAGCCTTCATAATCCCCTGGTTTCCTAGGACAGTCTCCATCATTCAACTCTCAGAATACTAGAAATTTCTTTCAAAAGTGTATGGACTTATGTAATATCCTAGCACTTGTTGATTTATATTGGAAACAATAGCACATGAAGTATGAATTATGAATGTGAGAAAGAGAGTCTAAAAAGGCTATAACTAAAGGTGACATGTTCTGAAGTTTATGACAGTCAAGGACTCGAGATCTGATTGCAGCAAATTCTAATTCTCTGTTTGGAATAAAAGTGCAAGCTCacacaaaaattaaaaatccttaGCTATAATAACATGTATCATTCTAAAGCCCTCAAGTGGCAATACGACACATTGCCATGTTATTATAGTTATTTGAgacaaaagagagagagagagacagagaTTGCAAGCATACCTACTTGGATTTGTGATGTGTTATCTCTGATCTGCAAACATCTTGAGATGAATCAGATATTATAAagaaaaaaagtaaaagaaacatctAGAGTTAGTTAATGCCACCCCACCACAACTCAATAAGCTTCATAGCATGCAAAACTTATAAGAAAAAAGTGTACAATAACGTATGTTAAATTTGATGATTCTCAAAAGGACACTAGTAGTAGACGCTGTATGAACATGCTAAACAAATACTGAAATTGGAAAAAGAAACAAATTTTCTTACAGAGGGAAACAGTTACTGGCATCTCTCTAAGGGAAATCCATTAGCAAGTTCCTCTTCATATTTAGATGCGTTGCACCTCTGACTCCCCAACTACACAGCGTTCTTGAATACTTCCAATGAGCAGGGCTGCTAAGACTTAATATGATGTGTCTCCCTCTTAAGAATCTAAAGAATTTCAGCTTCCACAATCACCAGTCTCTTATCATAACATCATGAGTGAGATCTTCTTCTGTTGTGTTGAAGAGGATTGCACCCCTCAAAAAAATCAGACAAAGCCATTTCAAGATCCTCGACTGAGTACTTGATGTACAATTCCGGGTGTCTACCACTCTCTATATGTTGCCGGAAACGCCCAAGAAAGGCCCGGTATGCTGGCAACAACTTCTCTGAGATTGAAATCCTGAGCTCCTCCCTCAGCTGGGTGTCTGGCACAAACCAATGGGCTTGAGTTTTGTGAGCTTCCTCAAAAGAAGCATTGAAAGCTTTGAACCTATCCCTCAAAGTGGACTTGGAGACTCCCGATGAGAAGCTACCGCTGACATGAATACCCTCATCTCTCAAACAGTGGAGAATTTTGACCCATGTAGCTCTCTGATAGCTAGTTGCAGAAATTCGGAACTTCCCCGTGAGCTTTCTCAAGTAGTCATCGCCAATCATCTCACGAAGCTCTGATGAGCCCTTCACCTTGTGTACTATATAGTGGATATTGTTCATCAGGAAGAGGTGCAAGAGAGCATTATCCCTGTATAGAGCGGCCTTGTTTTCAAGATTGTGTTGCAGAACAACTATGATCCAACTCAAGTGGGCACCGAGTGGAGTTTGGTTCTCAGACTCCGGGAAATCAAGCTCCAATGGTGCAGCTCCAGCTGCAGCAAAGTCATCACCAGATAATCTGGTGCTAGCTGATGGCCTTGTTATTATAAGCTCCGTGAGAGTGAGCTTGTAGTCAGAGATGAGATTGATGTAATTCATGACGTACCGAGTTAGTGGGTGGATGGTACCGCCAGGGACCGGAGTCTTGGGTGGATCCCGAAGCACTGCGTTCTCAAACTCAGAAAGGATTCCCCTAATAGCCTCCGCGAGCCGGGAGAGGATCTCGGCGGCTTGGGTATAGATGGATTCGGCGGACTTGGATTGGAACACAAGCCCGACATCCGGGAGGAGATCAGATATTGTATCATGGAGGTCGATAATCTTGAAGAGCTTCTCCGGCGACCTACGGCCGATGCTGATGGCTTCGGCGAATCCAAACAGTTGGATAGCAGCGCCTTTGACTGTTTCGGTGAAAGGGGCATCATCAGCGATCCCAAGGCCATCAAAGATGCGTTCACAAAGGCGACGCTCGCTGGCAAAGACGATCCGAACGCAGATCCGGGCGGCACGGATCCAGCGCCGTATCTTTGCCTCAAGAGCGTCCCACTCGAGACGCTGGACTTCTCCGATGCTAAGCTTCTCCACACCTAGATGCCGGAAGCAGACGTCTATCGCCGCCTTCCGGGATCCGGCGTATACCTGGACGCACTCCCGGCCGTACCCGGCGTCAATCATCCGCTCCGCGATGCTCCGAAGGTCATCTACCGCGTCCGCCGGCAGCAGATCCATCTCCCGGATACTTTTCATCGACCGGATGCTACTCCGGCGGATAGTGCTGCTCCCACCCACCGAATCAGAAGAAAATGATTCTCCTTCATGGCTTGCATTCACGCTGCCCTCGACGTCAGAAAGATCGCCGATCTCCTCTGCTGAAGCGGAGTTCATCGAGAGCGAGCTCAAATCGACGAGCGCTTCGACCTCAATCTCGGTCGCCCGCGAGAGCAACAAGTTCCGGAACTCGTCCTCGAGCCGCGCCATCGCGATCTGGATCGCGTTCTCCGAAGATGATGAGGACGACCGCCGCGGGCTGCCCGCCCCGACCGGTTCCTTTATGGAGCGTCGGATCTCGTCGACGGCGCGTAGGTACCTCTCTGCTTCAGAGCGTTCCCCCGTGTCGAACAACATCCGCTCCTCCCCTCCCGGAGATGCCGTGGAGTCCCACCGCAAGATCAGCTTTTCCGCCGCCTCCAGGTCGGCCTCGGCCAGATCCGCCGGCGACGCTGATCCTACTGACCCCTCCATCAAATCGCTAGGGTAATTTCCTTGAGGCAATCGCTGCTCCTGTACGGCGGCTGCGGCGGCTGCTCTTTTCCTTCTCCTCTCAAGACTCAAATCTCGTCTTAATCGCGATGCAGAGGAAGAGAACGCCAT from Zingiber officinale cultivar Zhangliang chromosome 6B, Zo_v1.1, whole genome shotgun sequence carries:
- the LOC121989529 gene encoding exocyst complex component EXO70B1-like isoform X2 encodes the protein MIDGKLWSVRFWSGDYGLSVRCGAGTLGYSVPSREVKVMAFSSSASRLRRDLSLERRRKRAAAAAAVQEQRLPQGNYPSDLMEGSVGSASPADLAEADLEAAEKLILRWDSTASPGGEERMLFDTGERSEAERYLRAVDEIRRSIKEPVGAGSPRRSSSSSSENAIQIAMARLEDEFRNLLLSRATEIEVEALVDLSSLSMNSASAEEIGDLSDVEGSVNASHEGESFSSDSVGGSSTIRRSSIRSMKSIREMDLLPADAVDDLRSIAERMIDAGYGRECVQVYAGSRKAAIDVCFRHLGVEKLSIGEVQRLEWDALEAKIRRWIRAARICVRIVFASERRLCERIFDGLGIADDAPFTETVKGAAIQLFGFAEAISIGRRSPEKLFKIIDLHDTISDLLPDVGLVFQSKSAESIYTQAAEILSRLAEAIRGILSEFENAVLRDPPKTPVPGGTIHPLTRLSGDDFAAAGAAPLELDFPESENQTPLGAHLSWIIVVLQHNLENKAALYRDNALLHLFLMNNIHYIVHKVKGSSELREMIGDDYLRKLTGKFRISATSYQRATWVKILHCLRDEGIHVSGSFSSGVSKSTLRDRFKAFNASFEEAHKTQAHWFVPDTQLREELRISISEKLLPAYRAFLGRFRQHIESGRHPELYIKYSVEDLEMALSDFFEGCNPLQHNRRRSHS
- the LOC121989526 gene encoding DEAD-box ATP-dependent RNA helicase 22-like — encoded protein: MNTLRQAPLVHGFVAALSPRAFHSVRILFFAPRPPLKPPNCRTSLSFPWPRLTPLATARAFASAAEDVSEESSAESVDRSGGCGNGSYFYAGDGVSWNSLGISDRLSRALSTASLQKPSLIQAASIPHILTGEDVIIAAETGSGKTHGYLVPLIEKVSSNLDPHEDLSEGSHRKHKTYLVLCPNVMLCEQVANMANGLIDDFGEPIVKVAAVCGQKGWPRFQPDILVSTPAALLNYLFDFDPEKKRRATFFRDIKSVVFDEADMLLCGSFQNQVIRLIHMLRFEEKLLSKAEASGKDIVIDTSSEHNVELEVEDTNYELLLDNDEEESDNPIGNDVPETDGTEPLSGRIKDWRRVRKHYTRSKQYIFVAATLPGSGKKTAGGVLKHMFPDATWVSGSFLHRHSPRLEQRWIEVTAETQVNALLDAVNYSQRCRPQDSHANACRTMVFANTVDAVRSVAKILESAGFECTLYHREGSIEERTNNLNHFREKGGILVCTDAAARGLDIPNISHVIQAEFATSAVDFLHRVGRTARAGQSGAVTSLYTKSNRDLVSAVRHAEKIGEPVEKAFSRKRSFRNKLKKGRSKFEDASLLSA
- the LOC121989530 gene encoding peroxidase 65-like, whose protein sequence is MANQLYGRPPWLLLAAAAVLLLASSAASGLTTGYYRKSCPRAEQIVAEVVMNKQITSPTTAAGALRLFFHDCFVGGCDASVLVSTNAFNRAEREADINLSLPGDAFDAVVRAKTALELACPGAVSCADILALAARDLVTMLGGPFFAVPLGRKDGLASRASAVEGNLPRPNMTAGAMVALFAAKGFSVREMVALAGAHTVGFSHCKEFAARIFQGGGAFDSAMEPRFARALKRACANYLNDGTISTFNDVMTPGKFDNMYYLNLKRGLGLLASDQALAADARTRPFVDLYASNQSAFFGDFSRAMVKLSLVGVKTESSGEVRRRCDQFNNLAT
- the LOC121989529 gene encoding exocyst complex component EXO70B1-like isoform X1, producing the protein MIDGKLWSVRFWSGDYGLSVRCGAGTLGYSVPSREVKVMAFSSSASRLRRDLSLERRRKRAAAAAAVQEQRLPQGNYPSDLMEGSVGSASPADLAEADLEAAEKLILRWDSTASPGGEERMLFDTGERSEAERYLRAVDEIRRSIKEPVGAGSPRRSSSSSSENAIQIAMARLEDEFRNLLLSRATEIEVEALVDLSSLSMNSASAEEIGDLSDVEGSVNASHEGESFSSDSVGGSSTIRRSSIRSMKSIREMDLLPADAVDDLRSIAERMIDAGYGRECVQVYAGSRKAAIDVCFRHLGVEKLSIGEVQRLEWDALEAKIRRWIRAARICVRIVFASERRLCERIFDGLGIADDAPFTETVKGAAIQLFGFAEAISIGRRSPEKLFKIIDLHDTISDLLPDVGLVFQSKSAESIYTQAAEILSRLAEAIRGILSEFENAVLRDPPKTPVPGGTIHPLTRYVMNYINLISDYKLTLTELIITRPSASTRLSGDDFAAAGAAPLELDFPESENQTPLGAHLSWIIVVLQHNLENKAALYRDNALLHLFLMNNIHYIVHKVKGSSELREMIGDDYLRKLTGKFRISATSYQRATWVKILHCLRDEGIHVSGSFSSGVSKSTLRDRFKAFNASFEEAHKTQAHWFVPDTQLREELRISISEKLLPAYRAFLGRFRQHIESGRHPELYIKYSVEDLEMALSDFFEGCNPLQHNRRRSHS